The Tachysurus vachellii isolate PV-2020 chromosome 10, HZAU_Pvac_v1, whole genome shotgun sequence genomic sequence AAAGCCCCTGCTGGTTCCTGGATGCAGTATGATGTGTGTGACGTTCTCTCTCCTATCGAGATTCCTGGAAGTTTCGAAACTAACTATGtgggttaataaaaaaaaaaaagtaatacatCAAACAAGTGTGATCATGAAACGATGAGCGAGCAGCCGCAGGAGTGGAATCACCAGgttaacactcacaaacacacacacacacacacacacacacacacacacacacacacacacacacacactttaaatctAACATTAAATTCAGTTATGTCATCTTTCAGTCtgataaaatattacttttGGGTGACTCCTGACCCAAAAGCTCATTCTGATTCAgtgtgacaacaacaataatataatataatataatataatataatataatataatataatataatataatataatataatataatataatataatataatataatataatataataatccaAAGATCCATTAAAGAGTCCTGAAGTCTTTATGTCTCTATATACAGTTTGTTCAACTCTCTGATACCTGAAAGCTTCTTTGTGAAACAGGATCCAAATACAACATTACTTTAGAAATCAGACCCCTTAATTAGAACCCTGATGTGAACACCTGAATATTCAGGATACAAGTGTTGTAAAAAATATTAGTAGAATATGTAAAATGTCCTGTTTTATGGTTTGAAACTCTAGTGATGTGTGAAAGTGAGACACTCGACTTTAGACACTTTACAGGTGATCATGTGACCTGTGTTAGATTTGAACTGAGGTTTATAAAGTAGGATTTTTGAGGAAGTGTGTTATAGAATGCTGAAGAACAACAGACTCCCAATGAGCAGAGTTTAGATGTGTTTAAATCTGAAgtcacaaaacaacaaacattaaacaaacaaataaataaaaacattacaaataaaatgaaaactctcAAATCACACAGTAAAGATGTGCGGACCGTGTGTTGGGGTGCAGCCTGAAGCAGCACACAGTGTGGAGTTACTGACACGGTGGAGTTACTGATGCTACGACTTCACTAACTTGTTAAAACTCTTAATAATCTCATCATCAGTTCTGAGAATTTTACAGATTCTACAATTttagaggagaaggagaaaaaagaataaacttgTGAACTGGAAGATTTTTCTCCATCGAAGAGGAAGTGCTGCAGTgtgactttaacacacacacacacacacacacacacacacacacacacacacacacacacacacacacacacacagggtgaatGAATAGATTAATTTAAGCAGCTGATGAAGTTCAGTAGTAAAAACAGTCGCACTCTCTCAGTGTTGTGTAGAAGTGAACTACACACATCCCAGTTGTGTAATTCTTtacaagaaatgaataaaacagatatCACACCTAAGTGAAAAGTATCAGGTTTAATCTCAATAATAACAGTCTTACAAATGTTGTTTTCCCGtttgtcctgtttgtttgtttgtttgtttgtttgttgacatGTTCCACAGGAATCAGACCACATGATAAAATTCATCCTCATTTTGTCTCCTAAGGTCAGAGTTAAGTCAAACCAAGTGTCAGGAATAATGTAACAGAAGTTTATTTGTAAGTATAAATTGAGGATATGAagcaatttattaacaaaaattcTAAAGCACACCTGAGAATAACGAGGAAATGTAGATTCGATTCAGTGAACAGATTCTTTCACTGATCCATCAGATCACTAACACACATTACATCACTCTAATGTACATCAATAAtataacacagtgtgtgtgtgtgtgtgtgtgtgtgtgtgtgtgtgtgtgtgtgtgtgtgtgatactgttGCACACagaagatgattattttcctcacaCTGGAAACtcattcaccacacacacatttacagcatttagcagacacacactcacacacacacacacacacacacacacaaacatacacacgtacccaggagactccttcagcacatcatacacacacacacacacacacacacacacacacacacacacacacacacacacacaaacgagtCCTTCACCACATAACACACAATTATAATCAGTTTATTCTCAGTGGAGTGTGTTCtgtacacgtccctgtgaacgatctgttactatggaaacgatagtgtatcagagtgagtacattaatataaacctgctctacagtcagagctgctgttagagagaattcatcaccacctgaacaccaatcaggGTCCAGGACTCTGTACACAATAATCTCcaatataacattttatgtataaatgaacatttacaaACTGGGACTTTTACTGGTTATTATACTAAAACGCAGTAGTTTCTTTATCTATTTTAATTCCTGTTTGTTTGAGGGACCTTGATGTATGGTGTGAACACAACATGTCACTTTTATCATCCTGTACAGAAAAACGTTTGACCCACGGAGCATCTCGTGGTTGAAGGTTTGAGTCTGCAGACTCACCATTATGACAACAGACGCTTTGGGTTTCCTGATTTAACAGATCAAAGTAAGAAGCTTTCATCAGAGGAAACACACTCCCACGCCACACACACTCCGCTGCTATAAAGCTCAGAGGTGTCCGAGCTGCGGATACCAGACAGAACCACAGCGAGCCTCGAGAACCCGAACAACAGAGCTGGAACACAATGGCTTTAAAAACCACAATCTTAACGGTGAGTTCCTTAAGAAGCAGTTTGACTGAATCTTAgtgataaaaattatttattcaaatctcactgtttttattactatgtatgaaaaaaaggttcttcACTTTGATATTGATGGGGAACTGATACAGGTGCTGGAGCTGCTTCTGTAACGTCTTTATTAAACAGTGAAGTTAGAATCTCACCTTTACCAAACAGTTCCATCTGCAATGTTAAAGCAGAACCAAGAAACAGACGGGTTCTCTGTCAGAGACGCAGATACACTGGAATGTTTTAAATTCAGTTCAGCTCTCAGTGGTTGTGTTCATCTGGATGTCAGAAACAAGTCGAATCTGTTCTTTCAGTGCATTTTTTATACTTTACACAGAAATTGTTCAATCTAGAACATGACTagtttcctttttctttgtattttgaaCCCCAGAGATAAAGGTGGGTTCTTGTGAGAACTGCGTTCACAAATGGTTAAGAACCAAAGTATAAAgtggacttttttttacatggttATGTTTCTGACTTTAGTAGAAATTAAAGCTGGTGtagtgtatgatgatgatgatgatgatgatgatgatggttattattttgtCTCCACAGTTACcatatgtgatgatgatgatgatgatgattagtaGAAATTAAAGCTGGTGtagtgtatgatgatgatgatgatgatgatgatgatggttattattttgtCTCCACAGTTACcatatgtgatgatgatgatgatgatgatgatgacggtaACCCAGGCTGCTCCACAGAAGGTAAAAATGAACGTTCATCATAAAGCTCCAAGCTCTGAAGACGCATCGCCAAAACTCTTCATCCTTGAGGATCTGGAACAGGAAATCAAACCGGCGTCACACTCCATCAGACCCATCCACAATGACTCCATCTCACCCTGGGAGACCaggtaagcacacacacacacacacacacacacacatttatatttgcatatattatggtaaatgtttatatataatgtattaatttgATGTTAATTGATTGGACTTTACAGATATACGCATGATTCGAATCGGATTCCGTCTTATCTCCCTGAGGCTCGCTGTCTCCTGAGTGGATGTTTAAACCAGGACGGTGTTGAGACGCTGGAGTTGGAGTCCAGACGGATCTTCTGGCAGGTCCCGGTCCTGCAGCGAGTTCGCCGTGGTGATGACAAAAGCTACTACTTCAGACTGGAATATAAAACCATCTCAGTGGGCTGCACCTGTGTCCGGCCGTATGTGGAGCAGATCTGATGTACAGCAAGTTGAAGAGTCTGAGGAGTTCTACTGACtcgccttattattattattactattattgttgttgttattattattatttattagctatCACCTGTTTACCTTTGATgagatttgattttatttattagtttcatTAGAAGTTGATGGAGGTTTTTGAggatgtgtgtttgctctgttatttattcactgtagaGATGTTTGAGGAGGAAAAgtgaattaaatgtaataatttattaaagaagTGACCTGCTGATGAATTATTTGGTTCTTTAGATAAATCAATGTTTCACTGGTTTTAGCAGCAACCTTCAACATCACGGTAACACACAGAATCTGGGAATCTTTAAACCTTGAGATTTCACATGATGTTTATCTCCAGAACCTTCAGAGTGTTCAAAGAGCAGCAGCTCACCTCCATCGTCCTGCTCCTGACATTCAGAGCTCTAATATAtctcacatgctgtctcactctctcactgtctcacatgctgtctcacacactttctcatacactctctcacaaactctctcactgtctcacacactctctgtctcttacacactctctctgtctcacacacacactgtctcacacacactgtctcacagtttcacacactgtctcatgTCGGTCAGAGGAATTATTGGTTTTGAGTCGGTGTGTATTATCTGATCTGCACAGTTAGTTCTCAGTGTAAACATGTCTGATGTCACATCTACAGTAAGTGCTGGAAGTGTAATGTGACGCACTGGTGTGAAGGTTTCTGTGACATTTTATCTGTTGTGGTGAAAGTGACAGCAAACAGAGTTCAGTGAGTGGAAATAAAAACTAAAGCCGTAGCACAAAGCAGATCTTTAATGTCCTTTTCATCTAAAATATATGACAATTTCTGTAACAGCAAAATCAGAAACCAGCTGATTGTGGAGGCGTTGGAACATATTCACAGCAAACAAGAGGACTGGAGGTCTCGCGTTAACAAAACAGGCACAAGAaagtccaaacacacacacacacacacacacacggttttgGCACAGGTGGCTCCTCATATTAAATTAGCGCTGCTCATATCTCCGACTCTTCTGGAAAACCAGTCTGTTTCTCACCTCGCAAAAAAATGGCCGCAGGAAAGCCTTCGTAACCATAGTAACAATATcactattgtttttgtttgtttgttttccccaAAAAGCTAATAAAGCTCACAGCTTTATCGTATTCAGTCCTTTGGTGATCGGGATCCTGAAACTTTTGGAAGACCTCATGGCACCTGGAACATAAAGGCCAGAGACACCGAGGTTAGGAGCAGGACCActcaacagacacacacacacacacacaagaaacacacacacacatggaaacGGAGTTTTACACACTTTATCAGATCGTGCAGAGCAGTTAAACAAACAGGAAGAAGCTCCATGGATCACCCCGCCCACTTTCTCTAATATCTAACCcttactttattttacatttttttcctaacACATCAGATAACACTAATACACAACAACTGCAGCTACACAACTACATGTTTTTACATCATCACAAAGACACATCACAACTACTGCTACGGAGCGTTCTGCTCCCAAAACTCACGCCAAAGCTCAGAAATGAAACCCAAATCACATGTTTCTCCTCCCTAACAACTGTTATTACATCACAACATCAACCTCCAGGCAGATGAAGCTCAGGTGACATGGACAAGAagttaaaatgaaacagaaacacagtgtgtttgttcTACTGCCAGTCCACCTCCATCTGAGCTTTGGTTTTCCTCACCTCCTCAGCGTGCTTCTCctgcaacacacaaacaacaacagacaaaaaaacattaatatcacacacacacacacacaggaatatgAATGACCTGCTTTACTAGCCATCTAACGAATCACACTTACACTAAAATCATATCTcatgagatggtgtttgagacGCAGCTCAATCAGATTGCAATTCAGTGTTCAGTAATTTACGTTAGCATCGGTTCCTCACCTTCTCTTGTAGGCGCTCGAGCATGGCAGTGATGTGAGCTTCTCTGTTCTCCTTGTTGATCTCCATTCTCTGCTCCAGCTTTTCTTTGGCCATCTTGATGAAGTTGTTGTGTTCCTCCACAGCTTTCTGAGCCACTTCACGCTCGTGCTCTCGCTTTTCAGCCAAATATTTCAGGAGTTCAGCCTCCTGACCCTGAAACACAGAGGAGCAGCACTATAAAGCTGGACTTAGGGCTGATGATCAACTGATTCATGCTCATAGCTTCACTGAGACACTCAGGTTCTAACACTTTCCAGTCCAAATCAAACAGCAGTGAACGCTGGATCCTGATTGGTGCTCGCGTTTTGATTACTTTTCTGGACCagaagctctgacagtagtgcagctgCAGTTAAAGAAAGTTAATCAACATTTTCTGAGATGACGATGTCTCaccttcctcctctcctctgcaGCATCCAGCTTCTTCTGGATCTCCTCCAGTGAGGGGTCTCTGCGGGGCGGGATGCTGGGATTAAACTCTC encodes the following:
- the stmn4l gene encoding stathmin-like 4, like isoform X2, whose protein sequence is MTLTAYREKMKELPLVAYFCSCIIPETKEKTNKKTHQGVVDLNLCLIKDMEVIELNKRSSGQAFEVILRPPSFDGQREFNPSIPPRRDPSLEEIQKKLDAAEERRKGQEAELLKYLAEKREHEREVAQKAVEEHNNFIKMAKEKLEQRMEINKENREAHITAMLERLQEKEKHAEEVP
- the stmn4l gene encoding stathmin-like 4, like isoform X1 is translated as MTLTAYREKMKELPLVAYFCSCIIPETKEKTNKKTHQGVVDLNLCLIKDMEVIELNKRSSGQAFEVILRPPSFDGQREFNPSIPPRRDPSLEEIQKKLDAAEERRKGQEAELLKYLAEKREHEREVAQKAVEEHNNFIKMAKEKLEQRMEINKENREAHITAMLERLQEKEKHAEEVRKTKAQMEVDWQ
- the il17a/f1 gene encoding interleukin 17a/f1; translation: MALKTTILTLPYVMMMMMMMMTVTQAAPQKVKMNVHHKAPSSEDASPKLFILEDLEQEIKPASHSIRPIHNDSISPWETRYTHDSNRIPSYLPEARCLLSGCLNQDGVETLELESRRIFWQVPVLQRVRRGDDKSYYFRLEYKTISVGCTCVRPYVEQI